A single window of Undibacterium sp. 5I1 DNA harbors:
- a CDS encoding Ppx/GppA phosphatase family protein codes for MFAAVDLGSNSFRLHIGRHEGDVIRVVKSARDPIRLAAGLDQQGNLSPAAIQSAIACLARFKQILDSYPLDAVRVVATNTIRIAKNSADFMPAAEAAIGYPIDIISGEEEGRLIYMGVSNSIAIPGERRLALDIGGGSTEVILGRGHEVVKVESFSIGTVKHSSTFFPQGRITEAGFEAAVLSARSMFEDAAPPYQPEHWRNAYGSSGTIRAISDAIAKNNLGDGSITLKSLITLKQYCVQCGQVSQLELTGIKPERVAMVVGGLAILIALLQEFSITVLQPIEAGLRMGVMWDLYLRATKRDRREQAVHNVATMFYVDATRASRVADMVRSLYAQLKPATDTYIRHLHWSAMLHEVGMAISHTGYHKHGAYMIENADMAGFTTREQRVMSKLILSQKGNLRKISDSFADLDFAKAVLALRLSVTFMHSRIELDYADFSLKMKSKIELEIRQDWVTLHPTVAFWLQKEIEFWREVGVEFIVKANI; via the coding sequence ATGTTCGCTGCAGTCGATCTTGGTTCTAACAGTTTTCGCTTGCACATAGGTCGTCATGAGGGTGATGTGATTCGCGTTGTCAAAAGTGCCCGCGATCCTATTCGTCTAGCGGCTGGCCTGGATCAGCAAGGAAATCTGTCACCTGCAGCAATACAAAGCGCGATTGCGTGTCTCGCGCGCTTTAAACAAATCTTAGATAGCTACCCGCTAGATGCCGTCCGCGTAGTAGCAACCAACACCATACGCATCGCAAAAAATAGTGCCGATTTTATGCCCGCAGCGGAAGCGGCTATTGGTTATCCGATCGATATTATTTCTGGTGAAGAAGAGGGACGTCTGATTTATATGGGCGTTTCCAACTCGATTGCTATTCCAGGCGAGCGCCGGTTAGCGCTGGATATCGGTGGTGGCTCTACCGAAGTGATACTTGGTCGCGGCCATGAGGTGGTTAAGGTGGAGTCTTTTAGTATTGGTACGGTGAAGCACAGCAGTACTTTTTTCCCGCAAGGTAGAATCACTGAAGCAGGATTTGAAGCCGCTGTTCTGTCAGCACGATCGATGTTTGAGGATGCCGCACCGCCATATCAGCCTGAGCATTGGCGCAATGCTTATGGCTCCTCGGGCACGATACGGGCGATCTCTGATGCAATCGCAAAAAACAACTTAGGTGACGGTAGTATTACGCTCAAAAGCCTGATAACGTTAAAACAATACTGCGTCCAATGTGGGCAGGTGAGTCAGCTAGAATTAACGGGTATTAAACCCGAGCGTGTCGCCATGGTGGTTGGCGGACTTGCGATCTTGATCGCCTTGTTGCAAGAATTTAGTATCACTGTATTGCAACCAATAGAAGCAGGTTTGCGCATGGGGGTGATGTGGGATTTATACCTGCGTGCGACCAAGCGTGACCGGCGTGAGCAAGCCGTGCATAACGTCGCCACCATGTTCTATGTTGATGCCACACGCGCTAGTCGGGTAGCCGATATGGTACGTTCTTTGTATGCACAATTAAAACCGGCAACGGATACCTATATCCGGCATTTACACTGGAGTGCTATGTTGCATGAGGTCGGTATGGCGATATCGCATACCGGCTATCATAAGCACGGCGCATACATGATAGAGAACGCTGATATGGCCGGTTTCACTACCCGCGAACAGCGTGTAATGAGTAAATTAATTTTGAGTCAAAAAGGTAATCTGAGAAAAATCAGTGACAGCTTTGCCGACTTGGATTTTGCTAAAGCCGTGCTTGCATTGCGTCTCTCTGTCACTTTTATGCATTCACGGATAGAGCTCGATTACGCTGATTTTAGTTTAAAAATGAAGAGTAAAATCGAGCTGGAAATTCGACAAGACTGGGTGACTTTACATCCGACAGTTGCTTTTTGGCTGCAAAAAGAAATCGAATTTTGGCGCGAAGTGGGCGTGGAGTTTATCGTTAAGGCGAATATTTAA
- a CDS encoding SAM-dependent methyltransferase has protein sequence MKQKQNSGKLKTEQKSEPKPEQHHEIRPGQSIELLKELHILTRDGKMNQDSRRKLKQVYHLYQFIEPLLQQLREDHSDLTLVDHGAGKSYLGFILYDLFFKATASQNQSRIYGIETRDELVQKSVELATRLDFPGMSFLNLSVADSITSAQLPDQIDIVTALHACNTATDDAIQFALKKKAKFMVLVPCCQAEVAAELRKHKGDAVRDNPLSEMWRHPIHTREFGSQITNVLRCLQLEAHGYQVRVTELVGWEHSMKNELIIAEYKGLPAKRPAERLAEVLKTTGLESMQERFFTPR, from the coding sequence ATGAAGCAAAAACAGAATAGCGGCAAGCTCAAAACGGAACAAAAATCAGAGCCAAAACCAGAGCAGCATCATGAAATTCGCCCAGGACAATCGATAGAATTACTCAAAGAATTGCACATCCTCACGCGTGACGGCAAGATGAATCAAGATAGTCGGCGCAAGTTAAAGCAGGTCTATCATCTGTACCAATTTATCGAGCCCTTGTTGCAGCAATTACGCGAAGATCATAGCGACCTCACTCTGGTCGATCATGGTGCTGGTAAATCGTATCTTGGTTTTATTTTGTATGACCTGTTTTTTAAAGCGACGGCAAGTCAAAATCAGTCCCGTATTTACGGCATAGAGACTCGTGATGAATTAGTACAAAAGTCTGTCGAGCTGGCCACCAGACTAGATTTTCCTGGTATGTCATTCTTAAATTTATCTGTCGCTGACTCCATTACTTCTGCCCAGTTGCCCGATCAAATTGATATTGTTACTGCGCTGCATGCTTGTAATACGGCGACGGATGATGCGATTCAATTTGCATTAAAAAAGAAGGCAAAATTTATGGTGTTAGTGCCTTGCTGTCAGGCAGAAGTGGCGGCAGAGCTGCGCAAACATAAGGGTGATGCTGTGCGTGATAATCCTTTATCAGAGATGTGGCGCCACCCGATTCATACGCGTGAATTTGGTAGCCAGATCACTAACGTGCTACGGTGTCTGCAATTAGAAGCGCATGGCTATCAGGTTAGAGTAACCGAGCTAGTTGGTTGGGAGCATTCAATGAAGAACGAACTGATCATTGCTGAGTACAAAGGCTTACCGGCTAAACGTCCTGCGGAACGCTTGGCTGAGGTGCTGAAGACTACCGGCTTAGAATCTATGCAGGAGCGGTTTTTTACGCCACGCTAA
- the ybgF gene encoding tol-pal system protein YbgF, producing MKFFTFSKTARSVAFAMMLTPMLPSVAAAGIFDDDEARKAILDLRSKVDEVSNKLDTKLDTKADKSSALDLANQNEQLRSEIAKLRGQIEVLTNDLANTQRRQQDFYVDLDNRVRKLEPKKMTVDGKEATVEINEQRAYDAALSLFKAGDYKNASAAFTAFNVNYPQSAFAGSAQYWLGNSWYAQRDCKNTISSLQVLVRNYPDHPKAPDAMLNISACQLELKDKSGSKKTLEAVIAQYPETEAAQAAKSRLAATK from the coding sequence ATGAAATTTTTTACTTTCTCTAAAACAGCGCGCTCGGTTGCCTTCGCCATGATGTTGACACCAATGCTGCCATCAGTTGCAGCGGCGGGCATCTTTGATGATGATGAAGCACGTAAAGCAATTTTAGATTTGCGTTCCAAAGTGGATGAAGTAAGTAACAAGCTCGATACGAAGTTAGATACCAAAGCCGATAAAAGTAGTGCGCTTGATCTGGCGAATCAAAATGAGCAATTGCGGTCAGAGATCGCAAAATTGCGCGGACAGATAGAAGTGCTGACCAATGATTTAGCAAATACTCAGCGCCGCCAGCAAGACTTTTATGTCGATCTGGACAACCGTGTTCGCAAACTAGAGCCAAAGAAAATGACGGTCGATGGCAAAGAGGCGACGGTAGAAATCAATGAGCAACGTGCCTATGACGCAGCTTTATCTTTATTTAAAGCAGGCGATTACAAAAATGCAAGTGCTGCATTTACAGCCTTCAATGTCAACTATCCGCAATCCGCTTTTGCCGGATCTGCGCAATATTGGTTGGGTAATTCCTGGTATGCACAGCGCGATTGCAAGAATACGATTTCATCTCTGCAGGTTTTAGTTAGAAATTATCCTGATCATCCAAAAGCACCGGATGCAATGTTGAATATCTCTGCTTGTCAGCTGGAATTAAAAGACAAATCAGGAAGCAAAAAAACGCTGGAGGCAGTGATTGCACAGTACCCGGAAACTGAAGCCGCACAGGCAGCAAAGAGTCGCTTGGCCGCCACAAAATAA
- the pal gene encoding peptidoglycan-associated lipoprotein Pal — protein sequence MRSAINSKTLALLLTSVALISACSTPVKLDEKPPVVEDKSAMNKPVEDNTRTVKPVEVVSVDPLNDPQGVLAKRSVYFDYDSYVVKDEFKSLVEAHAKYLVGNKARKILIQGNTDERGGREYNLALGQKRAEAVRKALALLGVPEAQVEAVSLGKEKPKATGSDEASWAENRRSDIVYQ from the coding sequence ATGCGCTCAGCAATTAATTCTAAAACTCTGGCTTTGCTGTTGACCAGCGTCGCTCTTATCTCAGCTTGTAGTACGCCAGTTAAATTGGACGAGAAGCCACCTGTCGTCGAAGATAAGTCTGCAATGAATAAACCAGTAGAAGACAACACCCGCACTGTTAAACCAGTTGAAGTCGTTTCTGTTGACCCTTTAAACGACCCGCAAGGCGTGTTGGCGAAACGTAGTGTGTATTTTGACTATGATAGCTATGTGGTTAAAGATGAGTTCAAATCTTTAGTCGAAGCCCATGCTAAATACCTGGTCGGCAATAAAGCTCGTAAAATTTTAATCCAAGGTAATACGGATGAACGCGGTGGTCGTGAATACAATCTGGCTTTGGGACAAAAACGTGCAGAAGCAGTGCGTAAAGCTCTGGCTTTGTTAGGTGTGCCAGAAGCCCAAGTAGAGGCGGTTTCTTTAGGTAAAGAGAAGCCAAAAGCAACGGGTAGCGACGAGGCTTCATGGGCAGAAAACCGCCGTTCTGATATCGTCTACCAGTAA
- the tolB gene encoding Tol-Pal system beta propeller repeat protein TolB: protein MSTLLITSVVQAQLRVEVSGVGSTQIPVAIASFADEALTPQQITSIVKDDLTRSGYFKIIDTGSVITETTAVNFDDWKSRGAEALVVGSVQKLSDGRFDVRYKLLDTIKSSTLSGLAIATSSANTRVTAHKIADDIYEKLIGVRGVFSTRIAYVTKSGKEYRLEVADADGDGTQVALRSNEPIISPAWSPDGTKVAYVSFEAKKPVIYVQNLITRERTVIANYKGSNSAPAWSPDGNKLAIALSRDGLTQVYTVNANGTGLQRLTQTSGIDTEPQFSADGQSIYFLSDRSGGPQIYRMGVTGGEAKRVTFNGSYNITPRISPDGKTLAYISRRDGKFQLYSLDIASGQEQRLSDTVKDESPSFSPNGKYIMYATESGRRGTLAVVSVDGRVKQKLTLQAGDVREPTWGPFMK, encoded by the coding sequence GTGAGCACATTATTGATAACCAGTGTGGTGCAGGCTCAGCTTAGGGTCGAGGTATCTGGCGTTGGTTCCACCCAAATCCCGGTTGCGATTGCGAGCTTTGCGGATGAGGCTCTGACACCGCAGCAAATCACTTCTATCGTCAAAGACGATTTAACCCGCAGCGGTTATTTCAAAATTATTGATACTGGTAGCGTTATTACCGAGACGACCGCCGTCAATTTCGATGACTGGAAATCACGCGGAGCCGAAGCCTTAGTCGTTGGCAGCGTGCAAAAACTCAGCGATGGTCGTTTTGATGTGCGTTACAAATTATTAGATACGATTAAGTCATCCACATTATCTGGCCTTGCCATTGCAACGTCCTCAGCGAATACCAGGGTGACTGCGCACAAAATCGCCGATGATATTTATGAAAAATTAATCGGCGTGCGTGGCGTATTCTCAACCCGTATTGCTTATGTGACCAAGTCCGGTAAGGAATATCGTCTGGAAGTTGCCGATGCAGATGGAGACGGCACACAAGTCGCGCTGCGCTCGAATGAACCCATCATTTCACCCGCCTGGTCACCTGATGGCACCAAGGTCGCTTACGTGTCGTTTGAGGCTAAGAAGCCCGTCATTTACGTGCAAAATCTGATCACGCGCGAACGCACAGTGATTGCCAACTACAAAGGCAGCAACTCAGCACCTGCATGGTCACCGGACGGTAATAAATTAGCGATAGCCTTGTCGCGCGATGGCTTGACTCAGGTATATACCGTCAACGCCAATGGCACTGGTTTGCAGCGCCTGACTCAAACCAGCGGCATAGACACTGAGCCACAATTTTCTGCGGATGGACAAAGCATTTATTTCCTAAGCGACCGTAGCGGCGGACCTCAAATTTATCGCATGGGCGTGACTGGCGGTGAGGCAAAGCGTGTCACATTTAATGGCAGCTATAACATCACACCGAGGATTTCACCTGATGGGAAAACACTGGCGTATATTTCTCGCCGTGATGGCAAATTCCAGTTGTATTCACTAGATATTGCCAGCGGCCAAGAACAGCGCTTATCGGATACCGTTAAAGATGAATCACCAAGCTTTTCGCCTAACGGCAAATATATTATGTACGCTACTGAGTCTGGTCGTCGCGGCACATTGGCGGTAGTATCGGTCGACGGCAGAGTGAAGCAAAAATTGACCTTGCAAGCTGGAGATGTTCGGGAACCCACATGGGGACCTTTTATGAAGTAA
- a CDS encoding cell envelope integrity protein TolA encodes MKEFSPNVPTHSSTRDFPREAGQWRSFTLAALVHVVLIAFLWVGVQWQNKETTAVEAEVWDMTTRQAAPKPIPEEEVQPEPEKIAPPVAPTPVVKDEPVVDPEIALAQEKKRLLVEKKKIEDQKKAELQEAKLKQEQELALKKAKEKLAEEKKKADKLLADEAEKKKLADSKAQSKTQQNKEQAARDKVFEENMRRLNGQAAVMGTGGTGDAPKSTGNNRGDPSYAARIASKVRQNTVFNAVDNSNTNPTVEYRIDLLPDGSLRGPVRKLKSSGAPGFDEAVEKGIEKSAPFPRDKSGDVPTSIVLSYKMKE; translated from the coding sequence ATGAAAGAATTTTCTCCGAACGTCCCTACGCATTCTTCAACTCGTGATTTCCCCCGTGAGGCTGGTCAGTGGCGCTCTTTTACCCTGGCTGCTTTGGTGCACGTCGTATTGATCGCCTTTTTGTGGGTAGGCGTTCAATGGCAAAATAAAGAAACTACTGCGGTGGAAGCAGAGGTTTGGGATATGACCACCAGGCAAGCAGCTCCGAAGCCGATTCCGGAAGAAGAAGTACAGCCAGAGCCTGAGAAAATTGCGCCGCCAGTGGCACCAACGCCAGTCGTTAAAGACGAGCCGGTGGTCGATCCCGAGATCGCGTTAGCCCAAGAAAAAAAGCGTCTGCTAGTTGAGAAAAAGAAAATAGAAGATCAGAAAAAAGCTGAGTTGCAAGAAGCAAAGCTCAAGCAAGAGCAAGAACTGGCACTCAAAAAAGCCAAAGAAAAGCTGGCGGAAGAAAAAAAGAAAGCCGATAAATTGCTTGCCGATGAAGCCGAGAAGAAAAAACTAGCCGATTCCAAAGCGCAATCAAAAACGCAGCAAAATAAAGAACAAGCCGCCCGCGATAAGGTTTTTGAAGAAAATATGCGCCGTCTGAATGGGCAAGCGGCAGTCATGGGTACCGGTGGTACGGGCGATGCGCCTAAATCTACCGGCAATAATCGTGGCGATCCAAGTTATGCAGCCCGTATTGCTTCCAAGGTAAGACAAAATACGGTATTCAACGCAGTTGATAATTCCAATACCAACCCCACAGTAGAATATAGAATTGATTTGTTACCAGATGGTTCTTTGCGTGGTCCGGTACGTAAATTAAAATCTTCCGGCGCACCTGGTTTTGATGAAGCGGTAGAAAAAGGGATAGAAAAGTCAGCACCTTTCCCACGTGATAAATCTGGCGATGTCCCTACCAGTATTGTCCTCAGTTATAAAATGAAAGAGTAA